From Amia ocellicauda isolate fAmiCal2 chromosome 12, fAmiCal2.hap1, whole genome shotgun sequence, a single genomic window includes:
- the LOC136764090 gene encoding protein capicua homolog: protein MKPLRKQGGRSPPSTRAKGGKRRGTTETSVEGERRERMRERERERERETTERQAPAPPPHSSPRRHNITAPAPSPSQGELIQRGGVAFEGEGPDRTGLGKVVGREEAEGREGEEEEKESRSRCESGNISANNGNNTVNTVSVTQANTSNQPASRKTATFKSRAPKKKYTYEHCVGLAGVAGVGAAGSPPPPISSSSTNYTSSMSMATAGPSDSTEPQNNSTSNNNSNNNNNNNNSQDSSNDSPSNEPPPGTSDGGGAEVEGEAEGEGEGAPSSVRSSSTDTASEHSTDLEPPRAPAPPPSQYVVDTLCRRIQNQRVLARLRDRVRGEWGREGQQGLKEGEGAREGGRRDKDNEGRDSAIKPTSVLFCTGTVQGAIVESEVLAVQLFGEKEPLFYSIPFPSSSPFPGGMAHTGAERGGEGRTGVGVDLILDSPPPGLDPVAVGTRVCVPLGGVGGTEEAGVGAQLYREGVVSQFDPHPAVSFPYRVTLCEEEEEEEGEEEREGAGQMRDARGGGEEGEDSQEGESREEEGGAQEGDEKRGRTGNGKRGRGRKVGFRRRLSSESGEGEEGQG from the exons atGAAGCCACTGAGAAAACAGGGGGGACGCTCTCCTCCATCCACCAGAGCGAAAGGAGGGAAGAGGCGGGGCACCACGGAGACGAGTGTggaaggggagaggagagagaggatgagggagagggagagggagagggagagagagaccaccGAGAGACAGGCCCCAGCCCCACCCCCGCACTCATCGCCACGGAGGCACAACATCACAgcccctgccccctccccctcccaggGAGAACTGATTCAGAGAGGAGGAGTGGCCTTTGAGGGGGAAGGGCCAGATAGGACGGGGCTGGGGAAGGTGGTGGGGAGAGAGGAAGctgaggggagagagggggaggaggaagagaaggagAGCAGGAGCAGGTGCGAGAGCGGCAACATCAGCGCCAACAATGGCAACAACACAGTCAACACAGTCAGCGTGACACAAGCCAACACAAGCAACCAGCCAGCCAGCCGCAAGACTGCAACCTTCAAGTCCAGAGCCCCCAAGAAAAAATACACTTATGAACACTGTGTGGGGCTGGCAGgggtggcgggggtgggggcGGCAGGCAGCCCTCCTCCCcccatcagcagcagcagcactaacTATACATCCAGCATGAGTATGGCCACTGCTGGGCCCAGCGACAGCACAGAGCCCCAGAACAACAGcaccagcaacaacaacagcaacaacaacaacaacaacaacaacagccaaGATAGCAGCAATGACAGCCCCAGTAATGAGCCTCCTCCCGGCACTAGTGATGGGGGTGGGGCGGAGGTGGAGGGcgaggcagagggggagggggagggagccccaAGCTCAGTGCGCTCTTCCTCCACAGACACCGCTAGCGAGCACTCCACCGACCTGGAGCCCCCCCGCGCCCCGGCCCCGCCCCCCAGCCAGTACGTTGTTGACACCCTGTGCAGGAGGATACAAAACCAGAGGGTCCTCGCCAGGCTGAGGGACAGAGTGAGAGGAGAGTGGGGGAGGGAAGGACAACAGGGGCTGAAAGAGGGTGAGGGAGcaagggaaggagggaggagggaCAAGGACAATGAAGGCAGAGACAGTGCCATTAAACCGACCTCTGTGCTGTTCTGCACTGGGACGGTGCAGGGGGCGATTGTGGAGTCAGAGGTCCTGGCAGTGCAACTTTTTGGAGAGAAGGAACCCCTATTCTACTCAATCCCCTTCCCCTCCTCATCCCCGTTCCCAGGTGGGATGGCGCACACCGGGgctgagagagggggagaaggaAGGACAGGGGTAGGGGTCGACTTGATTCTGGACAGCCCCCCTCCTGGCCTGGACCCTGTCGCTGTGGGGACCAGGGTGTGCGTGCCACTGGGCGGGGTTGGGGGGACTGAGGAGGCAGGAGTTGGGGCCCAGCTATACAGGGAAGGGGTAGTCTCCCAGTTTGACCCCCATCCAGCTGTCTCCTTCCCCTACCGCGTCACTCTGtgcgaggaagaggaggaggaggagggtgaggaggagagggagggagcaggGCAGATGAGAGATGCAAGAGGcggaggggaggagggggaggacagCCAAGAGGGAGAAAgtagggaggaggaggggggtgcTCAGGAAGGGGATGAGAAGAGAGGAAGGACGGGGAATggaaagagggggagggggaggaaggTGGGGTTCCGCAGGCGGCTGAGCTCTGAATCC ggggagggggaggaggggcaGGGGTAG